atttttattaatcccAGTAACATCCATTCAAGCAAATGTTTCAATTAAACTCCTGAAACAAGAATATGCAATTGATAGTACTCATAAAGCATTGTTTACAATATTCAATAATCAAACTGTCAACAAGGTTGAAAATGAGAAAATTGGAGAATTTGCCAGTATTTCATTACAGCAGTTTGCAAAATTTCTCACTGCAAgagcgaaaaaaaaaaaataaaataaaaattacttatttcaaACATACAACAGCTGGACCGAACCCTTATTTCATCTGGTTCTGTacaaattttggtaatttacatACCCATTCTATACATTGTATTAATGTCTGTTGCTGTATAGAACTTGTTCTTTCAGAAACACAACAAAATGTTTTTACTCTTCATACCTGCAACCTAACTGTTAAGTTCTGCACACCTAATCTTGAATCAAGTTTATTTATTGgtgattaatatttttaccaTGGCTCGGAGTTGTCACGCCAATAATTTCCAGACAGCTTGTTTGCTGTACCCTTCCTCCCCTAAGATAAGAACCACACGTGTTATCAATTTCTCCACAGCGTCTTCCTCTATATCTTCATCTGGGCTAGACCACAGCCCTTTTATCTGAATACCCTGCAACTGTTCAAACTTCTTATGAGATGCAGATGCCAAAACTAGTGGTTTATAGATTGAGATAAATTTTTACCTTGGAGGTTTTGTATAATTTCAAGTAATGCAGACATTGTTCATAATGCCCACAATGGTACAGAAGAACTGCATAGTCTCTCAGTTCACGGTAGTCAGTTGCAAGGAGGATAAGCCGCTCACATGCTATCGAAACAGAAAAGCGAAATACAATTAGATGAGAACAAGAGTCTTGCCATCATTCTACCAGATCTTCATCACAAGACAAATGCCTACAAATTGCATTTAGTCCACTTCATCACAAGAGTTTATGGGAGTGAGTGGGTGGGTGTGTTGGGGGCGGTGGGGTCTCTCTTGAGCCCCTTGGTATTTCTTTCCTTTGTATAGTGGGGGCACTTGTCTGCTTTTTATGTTATCAAGTGGCGTCTTGACCATTGTCAAATATTTCACAGATGAGGTCCACCTAACACAAGTAATATGTGATGCGTTCTAGGTGGAGACAGTTGAATTCAAGCCATATGAATCTCACAAATATGGTGCTCTACAGCACACCAAATCAAATTTTGTGGTCCTTATTCAACATGAAATCATGTTACATTATGACTGATGCAAAGGGATTGATTTTATCTCCTAAGCATGTTGAGCACACGTATACTTATTTTAGGGAACATTTAGCTGTTCGGAATGCTTTTCTCATCTAACAGGGTAATGTGAGAATCAAACAAGAAGGAATTTCTTGATGCTAaacttgaatttcaaatattgaaatttaaatcAGTAGTCTATATATACTAGTCTTTCTTTGACTTGAAATACTGATTGTGATGAAGATTCAATCCTCTTGTTGTACCTCACACAAGGAATTTCAATATAGTTTGCTTCCATCATGATGATGGCTTCTGATATACATGACTGGTATAGCAGGCACTGTTTCGTTATGCTATCTTGGCATCAACCACACCCAGATCAGACTAAATTTGGTTCAGCTATGACGGATCAGTGCTAATGAAACATAACAAATAGGATCTATCATCATAAACAAGAAAGTATTAGATAATTTCAAcagataaataaaacaaaggaacaTTGAATAATCATGTTGAATTCTAGATAGTTCATGATTTTTATCAAGCACATTTAAGTGGGTCTGGTGTGATAAACAAAGATATGCAGATATCCTAATCAAGAATGCAGCAAGAAGGTTTGCAAGGCTAAGTAACAAGAGAAAAAGTTCAATCATGATAGCCGCCATCAAACAGAATGCAACCAACAATGAAAGGCGAGACAAATTTCTAGACTAGATCCATTGTACAAGATAATGAAGAAGAATGGTTTAGTATCAAAGGCTAAATAGCCAAAAATCTAGCACTCATTTGTTAATGGAGAATATAGATTTTAATCAATTCATTCATATTTAATGACCAAAATAGAATATGCACTCTAAATTCATGCCATATATTTACCCAACTCGAGATGATTTCCTAGCTTATAGACTCAATCCAAATTACACACTTTGATTATTCGCTAGTTGaggtttaaaatattaaatacttaACACAATAACAATAAGCAGCTAAGATACCTGATAAAGCTCGCCGCATATCACCAAAACGAACACTGGTCCAAACTCCACGCTCTATCCTATGTTGAGCAGCTTTTGCAGATGCTATCTCTAGACCACTGGCAGTTAAAGGGAGATCACTTAGAATCAAATACAAAGTAATACATTAAAGCACTAAAGAAAAGTTCCTTCTAGAATCATTAAGACTTACCTTACAGTGGCATGTGGCTCAGAATAACTTTCACTAGTAAAGCTAGGCCCACTAACATGGTTTGCAGCATAAGCTGCTCTTAGAAAAAGGCTATTAGACTTAGTATGCTGGAATGGCCAAAAAGCCGCCTTCAAATCCCTCAATATCTGCGCACATATGTAACATATTACTAAATCTTAGTACAAACCTCATACAGATGCTCTAAAAAGTCATgtcaaatacaaacaataattTGCAAAACATCTGTTCCCCTCATAATTTGAAGGTGACAGATAGTAAGCCTAAATCCCATGGGGTTGCCATAAAGAGCATCTGCAGTTATTCTTGATAGGAAATCCTGTAATTAGAAATCTGAGTTTGGCATGCATGAATAATCCTAAAATCATCCTTTAAAGTAGCAAAGCAGGTCCACCCTCACAAAAACAATACTCACATCTGACAAACAACAGGATATATCTCCATGCCaataatttttctcattttttcatgaataatttgtaaaaacatttttatgcTTCTTGACAGTTAGAAATTGGCTACTGTCTATTAGGATCATAATGCACATTTTGACttgtaaataaaacttaaactGAATTAAATGCACCAAGAAGTTCTTGATCTCCAATGCTGTTTAGTCCTCTACTACCTAGTTAAAATAGGAATAGAATAAAAGAATAACTATCCAAAAATCAAGTGATGTGGAAACCATAATCTTAATGTTGTATAAAACATAGCTAACTCCATAAGTTTGCGTGGAACACAAATTTTGAACCTAGAAGAGTATGGTTAATATATTCTATTTGAAGTAGCAAAGCAGGTCCACCCTCACAAAAATAATACTCACATCTGAGAAAGAATAGGATATATCTCCATGCCaataatttttctcattttttcatgaataatttgtaaaaacatttttatgcTTCTTGACAGTTAGAAATTGGCTACTGTCTATTAGGATCATAATGCACATTTTGACTTGTAAATGAAACTTAAACTGAATTAAATGCACCAAGAAGTTCTTGATCTCCAATGTTGTTTAGTCCTCTACTACCTAGTTAAAATAAGAATAGAATAAAAGAATAGCTATCCAAAAATCAAGTGATGTGGAAACCATATTCTTAATGTTGTATAAAACATAGCTAACTCCATAAGTTTGCGTGGAACACAAATTTTGAACCTAAAAGAGTATGGTTAAtatattctattaatttttttcgtCAACGTTGTAACCACTTCTTTCCATTGAGCTATTTTTGCATTAATTGTGATTTTATCAATCTCATTTCATCATTCAGCATGAATCAGATTACTCAACAAATATAaagtttgaaattattaaaagttagtattatgatttgatttaaaaGCATGCCTAGAACATCTAAAGATGTTGCTTGATAAACTACCCTGGAAAAGGCCTATCTGCCCGGTACATGGTCTATAGAAGCCTTTGATGGAAACAAGGTACTCATCCATCATCTTAGGAACAACaaattctttttcatttgatcTTCCTTCCTTCCCTGTTTCCAgcattattttttctaatatgaCCATAGTCATCCATCTTCCTTCATGCAATCAAAGAGATCTCAATCATTTGATAAACGGCaatcatatagaaaaaaaagtgaaatttaaaaaaaaatccctcatttattctttttttcaacATAATACCTGTTCACCTAAAGGGTGAGGCCATAAGTCTGATGCATCATTCATCACATTGGATGGTCTCCCTTTCCAGAGGCATGCACGACTATGGGGTACACCCTTCTTCACAACAGATTAATATCAGGTTCACTACAATTCAGAAGAACTGAAATTTATCCCTTCATCTAATTATTCCACTTAAATTTATCCTCCACTTATCCCATGGTATCAGCATCACTTGAAGACTTGAAGAACCTTGTCTGCACAATGCAGATCTGCTTTAGAGCTTGCCATTTATTGGTTGTTATAGAATTCCAAAAGTTCAGTTCTTTCCATGGACACTTCTTGATAGCTATTTGGATAGTAAACTTAAATTCAACAGATTACACTTGGTTCATTTAGTTCAATGTATGTCATAACTTCTTCTAAAACATTATGATATTCACTTTGGTTAGATTGACAGATAAAGATTTAAAATCCTGCTACACGTGATCTTAGCAAACTTATTTAGCATCATAAAGGAATATATGACCTGAGGTCCATCATAATGCTATTCAGAGAAGCTGCAAGATAGAACATCAACTGAATGGTCCCTTTTGTCGTCTTGATATCCATAAACTTCTTCCACCATAAGGCACGCCCAACTTGATAAGCCTTTATCCAACatttaagtaataaaaaccGCTTATCATTAATCTGTTTGTACATAACTATTATTTATCTAAGATATATTGATGCTTTTACTTTCTAGCAGTCGGCACAATttccctgattttttttaaatgcactTAAACAGCAAATCTGATGGGAGACTTCGAAGCAGAACCATGATTAAAAGTAATAGTTCATGAGAGAAATTCAATGAGAATAGGAATTGAAGTTAGATGAATATACTTAATGCTAAAAAAAAGCCCTAACAAGAGATAAGCTTACCTCCACCAGCAGTGACTTTGCTGTCATTATATGAGGTTGATCTGACAACTTGCTCTTTTGTTTGTGATAACCTCTGGGAAGACTGAACAAATCATGGGGAAAGTAAATCTCCACATCAAAAtctaaaaatccacaaatacgTAGCATTTTCAGCATCTCTGAATAAACAAGTGACAGCATGACTGCAGATCCAAGTCGGCAAGTCAAAACCTGTTCATAGagcataaggaaaaaaaataaaaaaattggccCCAACCActccaaaattttcaataataaagtAAAACTAGGCATGAGGAAAAGGAAATACCGAATGAAGATACAACGCTCTAGAATCTGACATGACAGTCGGTCTGTGAAAACCCTATAAGAACATAAAGTACAAAAAAATAAGCAACTTCCTGTGACAATGAATAATAACTAAATTCTGTACAAGAGCAAGCATTGTTTATTTAGCTTtcacaagaagaaaagataaatcATTTGAGAAACACAGTACAAAAAGGACAGGTGCTCCAAGCAAAGGATTAGAAGTTGGTACGGCATCCCAGAAGCAAGAAACAAGGAGCTACTAGCAACACATCTAACAAAAGGTTTCCATCAAGCATATGTTTTATAAATACAGCATTTAACATTGTTCAAATATGCCTGGTACAGCAGGACAGAGATTAAAAGTTTCACAATTGCAGGTGGACTGAGACAGGGATTGAAAGTGATTATGGCAACAATCGATCTAcaaaaaacactaataataataataataataataataataataataataataaaccctGTACCTTATAGTTTTACTAAAATTTCAAACACTTCACCATGCACATAATTACAAATCCTGAATTCAGACCGACTTCCAATTTCTGTTTATAATGTAatagattaaatttaaaaccagGTAAAAATTCTTGAAATGTTAGAATCTATGTTTACTGCTTAGATAGCTAAGCTGTGGATTCATGACATTTTAGTCTTCCATAAATAAAGAGTAATGTTATACCCACCGAATTGGTGTCCCAAAGCTAACCCAACCAATTCGTCTCTAACCCCAGAGGTGGAGTTTGCTTTGGGACACCAATTCGGGACACCAACTCAGGACATATAagattattgataaaaaaatcggTTTCAAATACCAAAATCAGCTAAAGTTTTGAAATGCAACTAGGTTCTAGAATCATAAGATCAACCTTAAAACTTAATTAAGATTAATTTGATGCCCCGGTGGCCAAGTTGCACCTACAATCTATCTAAGCTATCTTCTAGAGTTTCATTAAAAGAATACAAAGATGAAGATAAATTTGTCATCATTGGTCAGTACAGCCATAACTATTTTCAGGAATAAATTTGGTTTGCTCAATCAGCATTAACAAACACTCAATCCATACCAATGAATTTGCAAATGAGGCCTGAGCATCAAAAACTTCAGATTTCAAACGAAGCAATACCACAGAGCCACCAAAATCACTCATTTGAATCCAAAATCATGAAGAAAAATCCAAAAGTATCAGAGGCTCAGTGATGGGACCTTGTGAATATAAAAGTACCGTTCCAGATTCGCAAGGAAAACCTCCGGAGGAGAGTGAGAAGGGGGCATATAAAGCGGGCAGAACCCCATGGAGAGATCATCAAGCCTCTCAATGAAAGCCTCCACGGGCAACGGCACGGACGAATGCGAAACCAACGAGTCATCTTCTGCCGCAATATACAGCGCCGTCCGGGCAAGGTCCGGTCCTTTGCTGATAGCGATGCTACTCTCCCCATTGATCTCCGTCAACCTCCCAATCTGCTCACAAAACCCCTCCCTCGCCGcctatcaataataataatgataaaaaaaacaaagaaaaaaaaaatccatggccAAACATCAGTATAAGaagaagcaaataaaaaaaacaagcgcattggattaaaaaaacaaaccctAGAGTGCTTCGTATCAATCCCAGCGGCTTCGAGTGAATCATGGAGGATGGAGCGGGGTTTTGGTTCGGAACCAAGGGCGCAGCAGAGGAAGGAGGGGGAGACGCCATGCTTGATACTCTGGAGCGGCGATGGAGGCGAGAGATTGAGAGGAGAAGGCGCTGCCATCCATGAACCGGAGCAGCTCATCGTATTTCTCTGGATTTCGAGAATGGTATGCGTTCTTTCTcgctttctctctttctttctttctctctggAAGGATTTATAAGCGCCATGGGagggtggagaagaagatcatgCTCCATTTTTTCGTTTTACCCcttaatatcttttttttttaaaaaaaaaattgccctttagaatttttacattttatgcCCCGAAAGATGTCATTTTTCATACTATTTAtagaatgatatattttatacgTGTGCTAATATAACTATTTCGTAGGACATTTTTCTCAATGgccctaaaaaaaaattgtgaaattcTTTGTAGtattcatatgatttttttttttttataaaatggatAATGCATAGATGTGCATGGTGCGAAGTTAGTTATTCAACACactgtattttcattttctatgcAAACTGAGATTTGAACCAGTCTATTCGGCGAAAATATAAATACTCTATATAGGAAATCTGGTACCAATAGATCAAGAGATCGTTAGGTTCTTATTAGTTTCTTTgacaaactattttatttatcaccttaaaaaaatagtgacattatttatagaatttataaaatttttgcaaAGTGTATTGTGCATATGCCCttgaaatataatgaaattatttatcgtattcataaaattttttatgaaatatttataatactCATAAGATCTACTTGAAAGGCAAATTTACTTTTAAGCCttggttttgtttttcatgtctAATTTAACTATCATATAGGTAGATacgtatatgtatgtatgtatatataatgagAAACCTTGATAAGAACATGTTATATTTGGaggttatataaatatattaaataaaaaaaaactttagtaAAATACGTAGTATTTTCAGGGTGTTTTAAGGGTATGTTTGGACGGTATTCAGAAGCAATCACCAGAAGATAGAAAAAGATTTCAGGGGGGAAATAGCAAAAGAATCAGGCGATAGATTACGAACGTTGTCTATTGGTTACCATTTCTCCATCAAGGACAATCAAGTTGTGTGATAATGCCAACCAAGCGATgtgaatttaataaaaagtattaTGCCAATAAAATGATCCAAACAAGTGCATTGAAGGGACGATTCCATCCAAATATCTTTTACGTTggaggtttttttttcacacaTATATTTCTTATCTTATGAAACC
The DNA window shown above is from Dioscorea cayenensis subsp. rotundata cultivar TDr96_F1 chromosome 12, TDr96_F1_v2_PseudoChromosome.rev07_lg8_w22 25.fasta, whole genome shotgun sequence and carries:
- the LOC120273824 gene encoding uncharacterized protein LOC120273824 isoform X1, yielding MSCSGSWMAAPSPLNLSPPSPLQSIKHGVSPSFLCCALGSEPKPRSILHDSLEAAGIDTKHSRAAREGFCEQIGRLTEINGESSIAISKGPDLARTALYIAAEDDSLVSHSSVPLPVEAFIERLDDLSMGFCPLYMPPSHSPPEVFLANLERYFYIHKGFHRPTVMSDSRALYLHSVLTCRLGSAVMLSLVYSEMLKMLRICGFLDFDVEIYFPHDLFSLPRGYHKQKSKLSDQPHIMTAKSLLVEILRDLKAAFWPFQHTKSNSLFLRAAYAANHVSGPSFTSESYSEPHATVSGLEIASAKAAQHRIERGVWTSVRFGDMRRALSACERLILLATDYRELRDYAVLLYHCGHYEQCLHYLKLYKTSKLQGIQIKGLWSSPDEDIEEDAVEKLITRVVLILGEEGYSKQAVWKLLA
- the LOC120273824 gene encoding uncharacterized protein LOC120273824 isoform X2, whose product is MSCSGSWMAAPSPLNLSPPSPLQSIKHGVSPSFLCCALGSEPKPRSILHDSLEAAGIDTKHSRAAREGFCEQIGRLTEINGESSIAISKGPDLARTALYIAAEDDSLVSHSSVPLPVEAFIERLDDLSMGFCPLYMPPSHSPPEVFLANLERYFYIHKGFHRPTVMSDSRALYLHSVLTCRLGSAVMLSLVYSEMLKMLRICGFLDFDVEIYFPHDLFSLPRGYHKQKSKLSDQPHIMTAKSLLVEILRDLKAAFWPFQHTKSNSLFLRAAYAANHVSGPSFTSESYSEPHATVSGLEIASAKAAQHRIERGVWTSVRFGDMRRALSACERLILLATDYRELRDYAVLLYHCGHYEQCLHYLKLYKTSKGIQIKGLWSSPDEDIEEDAVEKLITRVVLILGEEGYSKQAVWKLLA
- the LOC120273824 gene encoding uncharacterized protein LOC120273824 isoform X3, translated to MSCSGSWMAAPSPLNLSPPSPLQSIKHGVSPSFLCCALGSEPKPRSILHDSLEAAGIDTKHSRAAREGFCEQIGRLTEINGESSIAISKGPDLARTALYIAAEDDSLVSHSSVPLPVEAFIERLDDLSMGFCPLYMPPSHSPPEVFLANLERYFYIHKGFHRPTVMSDSRALYLHSVLTCRLGSAVMLSLVYSEMLKMLRICGFLDFDVEIYFPHDLFSLPRGYHKQKSKLSDQPHIMTAKSLLVEILRDLKAAFWPFQHTKSNSLFLRAAYAANHVSGPSFTSESYSEPHATVSGLEIASAKAAQHRIERGVWTSVRFGDMRRALSDPICYVSLALIRHS